The genomic DNA AAGCAGTCGCTGGCTTAACCGGGGCAGGTCCCGAAGCGAAAGAGGCTGTCTCTGAACTCCTCGTCCTGATTCGCCAAGGTGGGGAAAAACTTGCGAAAAATGCAGCACGTGCGGCAGGAAGTATTGATCCTGAAAACCCTGATGTTTTCCGGGCTTTAGAGCTGACACTTAAGAATTCTTCCAAGTCCTGGGAGATCCGCCGGGGCGCTGCTGAGGGCTTAGGGTACTGCGGGGAAAAAGCGATCCCTCTTCTTAAGGAGAGTATCGAATCGCCCTCACTCATCTCTGCGAGTGCACATGCACTGGCAAAAACTGGAGACCCCGCCGTAATCCCGATACTCGTACGAACACTCAATCGGCTGGATGAAATTGAAGTTCAGGAACGGCGCGGGATTAGTGTCCCAAGGAACTATGTTGTCACCAAGTCGACATCAAATGCTTTGGGAGAAGTCTTATCGGAAAGAAAATATCGCGTTGGAAGCTACGAAGCCCAACAAAGGGCAATTTCCCGAGGGATTGATGGAGCACGAGGAGAGCGAAACAAGCGTGAACTGGCAATCCGCCAGGCGCTCGCAGAACTCGGAGTCGCAGGTGATGACGGTGTGAAGGCTGCAATGGAGAAAATCGACCGAGAAGTCCTCGGTTGGGAACCAGAATTGTGGTCACAGACCAAGGAATTGATTGTTCCGGAAGAGCAACGCCTGTCACACTTATGCTGGAGCCCGAACGGAAAACTGTTGATGGGAGTCAAGGGGGATCGGTTTATCGGCGGGGAGGCCAATCGCCTGTTTCTGTGGGACATCGACAACTCGAAGCTAAAGTTTGACCTCAACGTACAAACTCCGGATGAAGAACTTGAAACCTTCGCATTCAGCAGTGACAGTCAATTTCTTGCTGCTGGCGGACGGGGTAAGAAAATTTATGTCTGGTCGTTAGAAGACGGAAAGCTTCTTCACGAACTCGTGATTGCGAGTCGAAGAGGAATCTTTGGCAGTATCTCGGCACTGAAGTTCCTTGATGCCAATACACTCGGTTCGATTTCGAGTGACGCAAACTTTCGGAAATGGAATCTCGAAGATGGAAAGCTGATCTCGACTGAGGATTATTCCGGAGGCCGAACTTACGCTCAGTTCAGCGAGGACGGAAAAGTGCTCGCCTTAGCAGGAACGACCGGAAGCGGGAGTGTGACCAAAGGTGGTCGTGTCACAGATTTCGCGACGGGAAAGGTTCTGTATAATTACACGGGGCGCCCGAAAGCGATGAGCCATAACGGGATGTGGTTGGCGGAAACTTCTTCATATTCAACGGATCGTGGAGCCATTGAAATCCATTCAGTTCAAGCCAGAAAAGAAGTCACGGCAGTCAAAGTGCCTCGCGACAGTCGTACTCACGACCTCGACATGCCGACAGCCATCGCCTTCAATCCAGAAGGAACGATCATGGTCAACGGTGGGATTCGTGGGACTGTTCGATTCTGGCAATCTGAAGAAGGCCGGGAACTGATGGTCCGCAAACTCCACGCGAGACCAGTCACCGCCATTGCTTTCAGCTACGACGGTTCACGTCTTGCCAGTACCAGTCTCGATTCGAAGATTAAAATTCTTAGCCAGGAAAAACAAATCGTCTCGGAGTAACGAAACCCGTTTTTTACGGGCTTCCCAGAAATCCAAAGCTCCTCTCCGTTCAAAATGCGATCCCAGAATAAGTTCTGTCAGTACGAGTCCTGACCATACGAGTCCCGATGATTCTCATCAAATCTGACAAAGCGGATTGAAGTTGGATATTCCCAATACTCTCCGTTGGCAGCTTTGATGGCTCCGACGATTGGGAAAACGTGGACAAGAACGATATAGATGATCAGGAATGGAATCCCGATTAAGAATACAGAGAGGATTCCTGTCACAACGAGTGCAAGGAACGATGTGAGCAACCAGTTCACAATTGCAGCTCCCTGACGATCGGCCTCCGCGTTTTGGTCTTTGGTCATCAACCACATGACTATCGGAGTAATAAATCCGATCCCCGCGACCCCATACAAAAGCTGAGACAGGTGCATCAGCATGCACCATGTATTCGGTTTCATCCCGAAGATATCTTCAGAGCTCATCGAAACCGCTTGCTGGCTGTCAGACTGGATCACGCGGGCTTTTGCCTCTTGGAATTCCGCTTCTGAAAGCGTTCCCTGATTTCGTAAACGTTCAAGTTTTTCGATTTCGTCGCTGATGCTCATCTGTCACCTCGTGTG from Thalassoglobus polymorphus includes the following:
- a CDS encoding DUF4870 domain-containing protein, producing MSISDEIEKLERLRNQGTLSEAEFQEAKARVIQSDSQQAVSMSSEDIFGMKPNTWCMLMHLSQLLYGVAGIGFITPIVMWLMTKDQNAEADRQGAAIVNWLLTSFLALVVTGILSVFLIGIPFLIIYIVLVHVFPIVGAIKAANGEYWEYPTSIRFVRFDENHRDSYGQDSY
- a CDS encoding HEAT repeat domain-containing protein — its product is MERLYKGVCPKCGRKYSRTSKPKSAIFACKKCGHDVQVKVVKASRSSGSSSEHKKRKEKAKPKELSSSEKWAQEQAAARALMLKVASGILVVCLMIVAGVVVSFKRSAAEAKRQEAIANLAKGEGNDSTSIPLLLEAIENASQDAKSGAVASFEKMGASASEAVPQLIKLLDHESESVKVYTLRALAGIGESAKSAAKSVEKTLLDSKSTRVKTAAINALRMWQTPEQMIPLLIPLVGSSDRSLQEEAVAGLTGAGPEAKEAVSELLVLIRQGGEKLAKNAARAAGSIDPENPDVFRALELTLKNSSKSWEIRRGAAEGLGYCGEKAIPLLKESIESPSLISASAHALAKTGDPAVIPILVRTLNRLDEIEVQERRGISVPRNYVVTKSTSNALGEVLSERKYRVGSYEAQQRAISRGIDGARGERNKRELAIRQALAELGVAGDDGVKAAMEKIDREVLGWEPELWSQTKELIVPEEQRLSHLCWSPNGKLLMGVKGDRFIGGEANRLFLWDIDNSKLKFDLNVQTPDEELETFAFSSDSQFLAAGGRGKKIYVWSLEDGKLLHELVIASRRGIFGSISALKFLDANTLGSISSDANFRKWNLEDGKLISTEDYSGGRTYAQFSEDGKVLALAGTTGSGSVTKGGRVTDFATGKVLYNYTGRPKAMSHNGMWLAETSSYSTDRGAIEIHSVQARKEVTAVKVPRDSRTHDLDMPTAIAFNPEGTIMVNGGIRGTVRFWQSEEGRELMVRKLHARPVTAIAFSYDGSRLASTSLDSKIKILSQEKQIVSE